A genomic region of Fodinisporobacter ferrooxydans contains the following coding sequences:
- the thiI gene encoding tRNA uracil 4-sulfurtransferase ThiI encodes MIVRYGEIGTKGKNRSFFEKTLVENIRRMLHQLPGTKVSRTSGRILVHVEQAERTEEAIRLLQDVYGIVSISPVAVAALDIEEIKRTALNELQEARKHKQVRTFRVSTSRSNKNFPQTSMEISRNIGGYLLHVSDGELQVDLHAPDCIVSIEIREQDAYVYTQEFAGQGGLPVGTAGKGLLLLSGGIDSPVAGVMGMRRGLTLEAIHYHSYPFTSERALQKVQTLAQILSYYGGSIRLHVVPFTEIQKQIRQHCHEELSVTIMRRFMFRIAAAIAEKRKIKALLTGESLGQVASQTIESMHTINAVTNMPVLRPLIASDKTDVIRVARQIGTYETSILPYEDCCTIFLPKHPATKPKREDAEKEEQKLEVAALVLDAVEKTEAFFYRADELAFDIHSARKR; translated from the coding sequence ATGATTGTACGGTATGGAGAAATAGGAACAAAAGGAAAAAATCGATCATTTTTTGAGAAAACATTAGTGGAAAATATCCGCCGGATGTTACATCAGTTGCCAGGGACCAAAGTGTCGCGCACAAGCGGGCGGATCCTGGTGCACGTGGAGCAAGCCGAGCGGACAGAAGAAGCGATCCGTTTGCTGCAGGATGTGTATGGAATCGTCTCGATCAGTCCGGTAGCAGTTGCCGCATTGGATATTGAGGAGATCAAACGTACGGCGCTCAATGAACTGCAGGAAGCCCGCAAACACAAACAGGTGCGTACATTTCGGGTTTCCACAAGTCGATCCAATAAAAACTTTCCACAGACCTCGATGGAAATCAGCCGTAATATAGGAGGGTATCTGCTCCATGTGTCGGATGGAGAACTGCAGGTGGATTTGCATGCGCCCGATTGCATCGTTTCCATTGAAATCCGGGAACAGGATGCATATGTATATACACAGGAATTTGCGGGACAAGGAGGGCTTCCGGTCGGCACGGCCGGGAAAGGTCTGTTATTATTGTCCGGCGGCATCGACAGCCCGGTTGCCGGTGTCATGGGAATGCGCCGCGGCCTTACGCTCGAGGCTATTCATTATCACAGTTATCCGTTTACGAGTGAACGGGCGCTGCAAAAAGTGCAGACGCTTGCACAGATTCTTTCCTACTATGGCGGCAGTATCCGTCTGCATGTCGTACCGTTTACGGAGATTCAGAAACAAATTCGGCAGCATTGCCACGAAGAATTATCTGTCACGATCATGCGCCGCTTTATGTTTCGAATTGCGGCGGCGATCGCGGAAAAAAGGAAGATCAAGGCGCTGTTGACCGGCGAGAGCTTGGGGCAGGTAGCAAGTCAAACGATTGAGAGCATGCATACGATTAACGCAGTTACCAACATGCCTGTGCTAAGGCCATTGATTGCATCAGACAAAACCGATGTGATCCGGGTAGCCAGGCAAATCGGCACATATGAAACGTCCATTTTGCCTTATGAGGATTGCTGCACGATTTTTTTGCCCAAGCATCCGGCTACAAAACCAAAGCGTGAAGATGCGGAAAAAGAAGAACAAAAATTAGAGGTAGCTGCTCTTGTACTGGATGCGGTTGAAAAAACAGAAGCTTTTT
- a CDS encoding cysteine desulfurase family protein, which produces MIYLDTSATTPVLPEIMDIVTRTCLTNFGNPSSLHRLGVQAETIIEDARVTLAKILRAKPQEIIFTGSGTEANNMAVLGSARLYQNRGKHIISTAIEHASVLEALRQLEREGFDVTYVQPDDRGFVSVQDVEDALRPDTILISMMYVNNETGAIQPVQQVGELVKDRPKTLFHVDAIQAFGKLPIDVDRLHADYVSVSGHKIHAPKGIGALYMRRQRKIQPIVWGGGQEQNWRSGTQNVPGIAAIGQAAAMMQEHLAEYTKRMSELRDLLWRKIEQNIPDISIHSPVGAQEIAPHILYVSFPGVRAEVLLHALETDGIYVSTASACSSKEMRHSHVLKAMGKTPEQMNSAIRFSVSPFLQEKDIECTVDRLHYHVQDLRLLMRR; this is translated from the coding sequence ATGATTTATTTGGATACGAGTGCAACGACCCCTGTTCTGCCGGAAATCATGGATATCGTGACACGCACCTGTTTAACGAATTTCGGCAACCCCTCTTCCTTGCATCGGTTAGGGGTGCAAGCGGAAACAATCATCGAGGACGCACGGGTGACGTTGGCAAAAATCTTGCGTGCGAAACCACAAGAAATTATATTCACCGGCTCTGGGACAGAGGCGAATAATATGGCGGTGCTTGGAAGCGCCAGGTTGTATCAAAATCGCGGGAAACATATCATCTCTACGGCCATCGAACACGCAAGCGTGCTGGAAGCGCTGCGGCAATTGGAGCGGGAAGGGTTTGACGTGACATATGTGCAGCCGGACGACCGGGGATTCGTCAGCGTGCAGGATGTGGAGGATGCTCTGCGTCCAGATACGATCTTGATCAGCATGATGTATGTGAACAATGAAACAGGAGCGATTCAGCCGGTGCAGCAAGTGGGTGAATTGGTGAAAGACAGACCAAAGACACTCTTTCACGTCGATGCGATTCAGGCATTCGGAAAACTGCCGATCGATGTGGACAGGCTGCATGCGGATTATGTATCGGTCAGCGGCCACAAGATTCACGCACCGAAAGGCATCGGGGCATTGTATATGAGGCGGCAGCGCAAGATTCAACCGATCGTATGGGGCGGGGGACAAGAACAAAATTGGCGTTCCGGAACGCAAAATGTGCCGGGAATTGCAGCAATTGGACAGGCGGCCGCCATGATGCAAGAACATCTTGCAGAATATACGAAACGCATGTCCGAATTGCGGGATTTGCTGTGGCGGAAGATCGAGCAAAACATTCCGGATATTTCGATACACTCGCCTGTGGGCGCACAGGAAATTGCACCGCATATTCTCTACGTGTCATTTCCAGGTGTACGTGCAGAAGTGTTGCTGCATGCGCTGGAAACAGACGGAATCTACGTTTCTACCGCATCTGCCTGTTCTTCAAAAGAAATGCGGCATAGCCATGTATTGAAAGCGATGGGAAAAACGCCGGAGCAGATGAATTCGGCGATCCGATTCAGCGTTTCCCCCTTTTTACAAGAAAAAGATATTGAATGTACTGTGGATCGGTTACACTATCACGTACAGGATTTACGGTTATTGATGCGGAGGTAA
- the gap gene encoding type I glyceraldehyde-3-phosphate dehydrogenase: MARIAINGFGRIGRAVFRGALLDPTIDIVAINAATDVSTMVHLIRYDSIYGSLNLPVEIDGDFLHVAGRKIRMFHTRNISDLPWGELDIEVVIEATGKFRSKEEASLHIAQGAERVLITAPGKNEDITIVMGVNQKNFDPQAHQVISNASCTTNCLAPIVKVLNQTFGIEYGMITTVHSYTNDQNVLDNPHKDLRRARSCAQSIIPTTTGAAKAVAKVLPEIKGKLTGLAVRVPTPNVSLVDLVINTREIVSVEAVNQAFRHAAEHELKGILRVSDEPLVSVDFVGESHSSIIDALSTLVIEERMVKVLGWYDNEWGYSQRVIDLARHVVLESKKLASVS; the protein is encoded by the coding sequence ATGGCACGAATTGCAATCAATGGATTTGGTAGAATTGGTCGGGCGGTATTTCGAGGAGCATTGCTGGATCCGACGATTGATATTGTCGCAATCAATGCGGCGACAGATGTCAGCACAATGGTACATTTGATTCGCTATGATTCCATATATGGTTCTCTTAATTTGCCGGTAGAGATCGACGGCGATTTTTTGCATGTAGCAGGGCGAAAAATTCGAATGTTCCATACGCGGAACATATCCGATTTGCCTTGGGGAGAATTGGATATAGAAGTTGTCATTGAAGCCACGGGAAAATTCCGTTCCAAAGAGGAAGCTTCCCTACACATCGCCCAAGGGGCAGAACGGGTCTTGATTACAGCACCTGGCAAAAACGAAGATATTACGATCGTCATGGGTGTGAATCAAAAGAATTTCGATCCGCAAGCACACCAGGTGATCTCAAATGCCTCCTGTACGACCAATTGCCTGGCGCCGATTGTAAAAGTTTTAAACCAAACCTTCGGGATTGAGTATGGGATGATTACAACGGTTCATTCCTACACGAATGACCAGAATGTATTGGATAATCCACATAAGGACTTGCGGCGGGCGAGAAGTTGCGCCCAATCGATTATCCCGACGACGACAGGCGCCGCAAAAGCAGTGGCCAAAGTGTTGCCGGAAATCAAAGGAAAATTAACGGGACTGGCAGTACGCGTACCGACACCGAATGTATCCTTGGTGGATTTGGTGATCAATACAAGAGAAATCGTATCTGTCGAAGCTGTCAACCAGGCATTTCGGCATGCAGCGGAACATGAGCTGAAAGGCATATTGCGGGTTTCTGATGAACCTTTGGTATCTGTAGATTTTGTCGGTGAATCCCATTCCTCCATTATCGACGCATTGTCCACGTTGGTGATCGAGGAGCGAATGGTAAAAGTGTTAGGCTGGTATGACAATGAGTGGGGATATTCGCAGCGAGTGATCGATTTGGCCCGCCATGTAGTGCTCGAAAGCAAAAAGCTGGCATCAGTTTCCTGA